In one window of Streptomyces sp. NBC_01224 DNA:
- a CDS encoding PhoH family protein, translating into MVTSTKRRMSDRRTYVLDTSVLLADPNAMARFDEHEVVLPIVVVTELEAKRHHPELGYFARQALRLLDDFRTRYGRLDAPIPLGDLGGTLRVELNHSDPGVLPAGYRLGDNDSRILAVARNLQAEGYDVTVVSKDLPLRIKASSVGLLAEEYRAELAITDSGWTGMSELPLAAEQVDLLYGEETLYVPEAAELPVHTGLVLQSERGKALGRVTAEGNVRLVRGDREVFGIHGRSAEQRIALDLLLDQDVGIVSLGGRAGTGKSALALCAGLEAVLERRQHQKVMVFRPLYAVGGQELGYLPGTEAEKMSPWAQAVFDTLSAVAGREVIEEVLGRGMLEILPLTHIRGRSLHDAFVIVDEAQSLERNVLLTVLSRIGANSRVVLTHDVAQRDNLRVGRYDGVVAVVEKLKGHPLFAHVTLTRSERSRIAALVTEMLEEGQI; encoded by the coding sequence GTGGTGACCAGCACAAAGCGCCGCATGTCCGACAGGCGCACCTATGTTCTCGACACCAGCGTCCTGCTGGCCGATCCGAACGCCATGGCCCGGTTCGACGAGCACGAAGTCGTGCTCCCGATCGTCGTGGTCACGGAACTGGAGGCCAAACGGCACCACCCGGAGCTGGGGTACTTCGCCCGGCAGGCCCTGCGCCTGCTGGACGACTTCCGGACCCGGTACGGCCGGCTGGATGCCCCGATCCCGCTCGGGGATCTGGGCGGGACGCTGCGCGTCGAACTCAACCATTCCGACCCCGGCGTGCTGCCCGCCGGCTACCGGTTGGGGGACAACGACTCACGGATCCTCGCGGTCGCGCGCAACCTCCAGGCCGAGGGGTACGACGTCACGGTCGTCTCCAAGGACCTGCCGCTGCGTATCAAGGCGTCCTCGGTCGGCCTCCTCGCCGAGGAGTACCGCGCCGAACTCGCCATCACCGACTCCGGCTGGACGGGGATGTCGGAACTGCCCCTCGCCGCCGAGCAGGTGGATCTGCTCTACGGGGAGGAGACGCTGTACGTACCCGAAGCCGCCGAACTGCCCGTGCACACCGGACTGGTCCTCCAGTCCGAGCGCGGCAAGGCGCTCGGCCGGGTCACCGCCGAGGGAAATGTGCGCCTGGTGCGTGGCGACCGGGAGGTCTTCGGCATACACGGCCGCAGCGCCGAGCAGCGCATCGCGCTCGATCTGCTCCTCGACCAGGACGTCGGCATCGTGTCGCTGGGCGGCAGGGCCGGTACCGGCAAGTCGGCGCTGGCGCTCTGCGCGGGTCTCGAAGCCGTCCTGGAGCGCAGGCAGCACCAGAAGGTGATGGTCTTCCGCCCGTTGTACGCGGTCGGCGGGCAGGAACTGGGCTATCTCCCCGGCACCGAGGCCGAGAAGATGAGTCCCTGGGCGCAGGCCGTCTTCGACACGCTCTCGGCGGTCGCCGGACGCGAGGTGATCGAGGAGGTGCTGGGGCGCGGCATGCTGGAGATCCTGCCGCTCACCCACATCCGGGGCCGCTCGCTCCACGACGCCTTCGTGATCGTCGACGAGGCACAGTCCCTCGAACGGAACGTACTGCTGACCGTGTTGTCCCGGATCGGGGCGAATTCCCGGGTGGTGCTCACGCATGACGTGGCCCAGCGGGACAACCTCAGGGTCGGCCGGTACGACGGAGTCGTCGCCGTGGTCGAGAAGCTGAAGGGCCATCCGCTCTTCGCGCATGTCACGCTCACCCGCTCCGAGCGTTCGCGGATCGCCGCGCTGGTGACCGAAATGCTGGAGGAAGGCCAGATCTGA
- a CDS encoding isoprenyl transferase, whose product MNLRDLVYGLYARRVEARLDHTQVPKHIGVILDGNRRWAKASGGTAAQGHQAGADKIQELLGWCSETDVEVVTLWLLSTDNFDRPESELTPLLGIIENTVRDLAADGRWRVHHVGTLDLLPAHTQTVLKEAEQATAGIDGILVNVAVGYGGRQEIADAVRSLLLDHSAKGTSFEDLAEIVSTDLISEHLYTRGQPDPDLVIRTSGEQRLSGFMLWQSAHSEYYFCEVFWPAFRRVDFLRALRDYAARHRRYGG is encoded by the coding sequence CCGCCTCGACCACACCCAGGTGCCCAAGCACATCGGCGTCATCCTCGACGGCAACCGGCGCTGGGCGAAGGCGTCCGGCGGTACGGCCGCGCAGGGGCACCAGGCCGGCGCGGACAAGATCCAGGAGCTGCTCGGCTGGTGCAGTGAGACCGATGTGGAAGTCGTCACACTCTGGCTGCTGTCCACGGACAACTTCGACCGGCCCGAATCCGAGCTGACGCCGCTCCTCGGCATCATCGAGAACACCGTGCGCGACCTCGCGGCGGACGGGCGCTGGCGGGTCCACCACGTCGGCACGCTCGATCTGCTGCCCGCCCACACCCAGACCGTGCTCAAGGAGGCCGAGCAGGCCACGGCCGGCATCGACGGGATACTGGTCAATGTCGCCGTCGGCTACGGCGGGCGCCAGGAGATCGCGGACGCGGTCCGCTCGCTGCTGCTGGACCACTCCGCCAAGGGGACGTCCTTCGAGGACCTGGCGGAGATCGTCTCCACCGACCTGATCTCCGAACACCTCTACACCCGGGGCCAGCCCGACCCGGACCTGGTGATCCGCACCAGCGGCGAGCAGCGGCTGTCCGGTTTCATGCTCTGGCAGAGCGCGCACTCCGAGTACTACTTCTGTGAGGTCTTCTGGCCGGCGTTCCGCCGCGTCGACTTCCTGCGGGCCCTGCGCGACTACGCAGCCCGCCACCGCCGCTACGGCGGCTGA